In Zingiber officinale cultivar Zhangliang chromosome 3B, Zo_v1.1, whole genome shotgun sequence, a single window of DNA contains:
- the LOC121968517 gene encoding ribonuclease 3-like protein 2 has product MEVEAIERILGDYKFKDRLLLEEAFTHSSVDGQPSYQRLEFVGDAVLGLAVTKFVFLTNPTLDPGPLTLLRAANISTEKLARVAVRHGLYRFLRHNSATLDHSVEDFTAMVMKEAMEDAGRLQHGGSIKAPKVLADIVESFAAAVYIDCDYNLETFWKVFRGMLEPIITEETVEEQPVAALYMFCQKNGRRLGIKNQIEGSLNIVSILVDGQLVCTASSEQKLMARINAARTALRLLSASPVAELCSVTTGNEAAGKKDVECKQRLHSLCGKNHWGCPVYRIVEEDGPAHKKEYISSVQVEIDNNSVLVSFGDRKPRVKDSEKSAAMKLLSDLLIEGGEKRRRLLPAAMNHAVFHGFRPSGFFTGEMQKRDRYSTGSVMWQKMNRLLPVPPSTCPKTNIEKINNNH; this is encoded by the exons ATGGAGGTGGAGGCGATCGAGCGCATTCTCGGCGATTACAAGTTCAAGGACCGCTTGCTGTTGGAGGAGGCCTTCACCCACTCCTCCGTCGACGGCCAGCCCTCGTACCAACGTCTCGAGTTCGTCGGCGACGCCGTCCTCGGCCTCGCAGTCACTAAGTTCGTCTTCCTCACCAACCCCACCCTCGACCCTGGCCCCCTCACGCTCCTCCGCGCCGCCAACATCTCCACCGAGAAGCTCGCCCGCGTTGCCGTCCGCCACGGCCTCTACCGCTTCCTGCGCCACAACTCCGCGACCCTCGACCACTCG GTGGAGGACTTCACGGCGATGGTGATGAAGGAAGCGATGGAGGACGCGGGGAGGTTGCAGCACGGAGGTTCCATCAAGGCCCCCAAAGTGCTCGCCGACATCGTCGAGTCCTTCGCCGCCGCCGTCTACATCGACTGCGATTACAACCTCGAGACCTTCTGGAAG GTTTTCCGGGGGATGCTGGAACCCATCATCACCGAGGAGACTGTGGAGGAGCAGCCGGTGGCTGCCCTCTACATGTTCTGCCAAAAGAACGGCCGAAGGCTGGGCATCAAGAACCAGATTGAGGGCTCTTTGAACATCGTCTCCATTCTCGTGGACGGACAGCTTGTCTGCACGGCGTCCTCGGAGCAGAAACTAATGGCTAGGATCAATGCCGCGCGGACGGCCCTGCGACTGTTGTCAGCCTCCCCGGTGGCCGAATTGTGCTCTGTAACCACCGGAAATGAAGCAGCAGGGAAGAAAGACGTCGAATGCAAGCAGAGACTTCACAGTTTGTGTGGCAAAAACCATTGGGGGTGTCCTGTCTATAG GATTGTTGAGGAGGACGGCCCTGCACATAAGAAAGAATACATATCCTCTGTTCAGGTTGAGATAGACAATAACTCCGTCCTTGTTAGCTTTGGGGATCGAAAGCCGAGAGTGAAGGATTCAGAGAAGTCAGCAGCAATGAAGTTGTTATCTGATCTGTTGATTGAGGGAggagagaagaggaggaggctTCTTCCAGCAGCGATGAACCATGCAGTCTTTCATGGCTTTAGACCTTCAGGTTTTTTTACAGGTGAAATGCAGAAGCGAGATAGATATAGTACAGGGAGTGTCATGTGGCAAAAGATGAATCGCTTGCTCCCAGTGCCTCCGTCAACTTGTCCCAAGACCAACATAGAGAAAATAAATAACAATCACTGA